Genomic window (Bradyrhizobium sp. 186):
CCTGGGACAAATGGTCGAGGCCGGGCGCAAGGAAGACGTGCTGAAGCGACCTCAGCATCCCTATACGCGATCGCTGATGGCGGCTGTCCCTCCACTGAATCCCAAGACACGTCCGGCACGCGCTGATGCCGCTACGCTGTTGTCCGCAACGGACGTCTCCAAAAGCTTCGTTCGAGGCCAGTGGCCTGCGCGCAAGACGACGGTTGCAGCGGTCAAGCGGGTGTCCCTGTCGGTGGCGGCCGGCGAGACGGTCGGCATCGTCGGCGAATCCGGCTCGGGCAAATCGACATTTGCCCGCTGTGTCGCTCGCCTGGCTGAGCCGTCAGGCGGAACGATCGTCGTCAACTCGCGCAATGTCACCTATCTTAAGGCCCGCCAGCTGGTGCCGGTCCGGCACGACGTGCAAGTGATCTTCCAGGATCCCTACCGTTCGCTCAATCCGCGTCAGACGGTGGGCGCATCGATCGTGGAGGGGCCGCTGAACTTCGGTGTGTCGGCGGACATCGCCTGGCAGCGTGCGGAAGAATTGATGAAGCTGGTCCGTCTGCAGCCGGACGCGCTTCGTCGCTATCCAAACGAGTTCTCGGGCGGGCAACGGCAACGTATCGCTATCGCGCGCGCGCTTGCCTGCCAGCCGCGCCTGATTATCGCCGACGAGCCGGTGTCCGCGCTCGACGTTTCCGTTCAGGCGCAGATTCTTCAACTCCTGGAAGACATTCAGTCCCAGACTGGCGTCGGCATTCTGTTCATCACGCACGATCTGCGTGTCGCCAGTCAGTTGTGCGACCGGATCGTTGTGATGAGAAACGGACAGGTGGTGGAGCAGGGGACGACCCTCGAGGTCTTTGGCAGTCCGAAAGAAGATTATACCCGCCGACTACTTGAGGCCGCGCCCGGCCAAGGCTTTGATTTCGGCGGTGATCTGCCGTCGGAGAATGTCGAGGTCGTCGCCTAAACCGCCGATTGCCACATGAGCTTACGAGC
Coding sequences:
- a CDS encoding ABC transporter ATP-binding protein, whose protein sequence is MLAVNELTIPLPPRADRPYAVENASFQVDRGETVCLLGESGSGKSMIASAIMGLLPTGLRPSVGSIKLEGRELVGLGENALRGFRGPSMAMVFQEPMTALNPVLTCGEQIDEMLRQHVRMRADARFQTILQMMARVNLPDPERLYRSYPHQLSGGQRQRIVIAIALVLKPVLLICDEPTTALDVTTQAEVLKLIRELQVENGTAVLFITHDFGVVADIADRVVVLRLGQMVEAGRKEDVLKRPQHPYTRSLMAAVPPLNPKTRPARADAATLLSATDVSKSFVRGQWPARKTTVAAVKRVSLSVAAGETVGIVGESGSGKSTFARCVARLAEPSGGTIVVNSRNVTYLKARQLVPVRHDVQVIFQDPYRSLNPRQTVGASIVEGPLNFGVSADIAWQRAEELMKLVRLQPDALRRYPNEFSGGQRQRIAIARALACQPRLIIADEPVSALDVSVQAQILQLLEDIQSQTGVGILFITHDLRVASQLCDRIVVMRNGQVVEQGTTLEVFGSPKEDYTRRLLEAAPGQGFDFGGDLPSENVEVVA